The DNA segment TACTGCCAAAAACCTTTACCGAGGATAAAATTATACAAATGGAGTACCATCAACACCTGGTTTGGGGGACTATTGTCTCCCTATTTTTACACAAAAACTGACATTATTCTATGCACATCCCCATTACTATTACAAAACTGCAAAGCAGGCACAAACGCATATTACCATAACATGATGAATATATATTGTTTTGTCCCCGACTTGTTAAGACATGTAAAACAAACTTCACACAACGCGAAATGGCTGGCTTATAGCATTATGTCAACAAACACACTTCTGATAGAAATTGAGGTCGGAATGGCCTTGGTGCCTCTGCCCACGATGGCATGTAAGGGCATATAATGGCATGGCAGCCCCCAATATAGAACTTGCCACCCAGGCAGACAGAATATGGCTCCACAAGGAGAGCCAACCAAACAACAAACTCAGTCTACCCCCTTGTCTTCGCTCTCTTCATACCAAGGCTATTGCGGAAGGGGGACCCTGAACCAGACATGTGTGACCCCTCCTCACGGAGAGTGCCATTAAGCAATGCAAGCTCTCGCAGCTGATGCTTCTTGAAGAAATCCTGGGATTCATCCTACATtagaaaaaaaagtaaagaaaatatgaatataaagacCAATTGTTAAACGCTAATAAACAAAAAAGCTGGAATTTGGATAAGGGAAAACTGCAATACCACAGGCTTGAGCAGATCTTCAAGGATCTCACGTGCTTGCATAAGACGAGCATCAACAATTTCAACTGGCAGCTCTGCCTCTAACCAATATGTGAAGGGGTTCATTTAAATGTTCATACCCTGGTTTTCCTCTCATCATCTCCTCCTATCAGAAACAGCAAAACTAACATTAGTGAATGTTGGTTTCATCAGAACATAAGTTCGAAGGAATGTCCCTTTATAATTAAAAGATCCTATTTATGTAAAAGTTAAAAATAAGTGTGTATGTCATTCAAGATAGGAAGTATCACATGATTATACTTTGGATACACCAGTGGGCTATGGCATCTTTCTGGCCACAGGCAGTAGAAGgtgaggaaaaaaaat comes from the Phoenix dactylifera cultivar Barhee BC4 unplaced genomic scaffold, palm_55x_up_171113_PBpolish2nd_filt_p 001430F, whole genome shotgun sequence genome and includes:
- the LOC120108613 gene encoding LOW QUALITY PROTEIN: KH domain-containing protein At4g26480-like (The sequence of the model RefSeq protein was modified relative to this genomic sequence to represent the inferred CDS: deleted 1 base in 1 codon); the protein is MEFLHHSYSKTLLWVTEIRYNFVGRLLGPRGNSLKRVEASTECHILIRGRGSIKDPTQEEMMRGKPGYEHLNEPLHILVEAELPVEIVDARLMQAREILEDLLKPVDESQDFFKKHQLRELALLNGTLREEGSHMSGSGSPFRNSLGMKRAKTRG